In Epinephelus fuscoguttatus linkage group LG15, E.fuscoguttatus.final_Chr_v1, a genomic segment contains:
- the metap1d gene encoding methionine aminopeptidase 1D, mitochondrial, which yields MAAHCSVGLAARSGLGGFLRRACCLRSCGPPTALLCQQHRHFFWRKWSHSHNVVRPASVRPAYAVPKHIVRPDYVGTGQVPEWPNYIEIKDQEQIEGLTRACQLARHVLLLAGRSLRVGMTTDEIDFIVHQETIKHNAYPSPLRYGGFPKSVCTSVNNVVCHGIPDSRQLQDGDIINVDVTVYLDGYHGDTSETFLIGEVDEVGRRLVETARRCRDEAIAACRPGAQLCVIGNTISEIAHANGFHVCPYFIGHGIGSHFHCHPEIWHHANDNDMTMDEGMSFTIEPIVMEGTTEFRILKDKWTAVSADDKRSAQFEHTVVITSDGVDILTKLPEESNQ from the exons ATGGCGGCGCACTGCTCAGTAGGACTCGCCGCAAGATCAG GTCTGGGTGGTTTCCTGCGGAGAGCTTGTTGTTTACGAAGCTGTGGTCCCCCCACAGCCCTGCTGTGTCAGCAACATCGGCACTTCTTCTGGAGGAAGTGGAGTCATTCTCACAATGTAGTTCGCCCAGCTTCTGTTAGGCCTGCCTATGCAGTTCCCAAG CACATTGTGCGGCCTGACTATGTTGGCACTGGCCAGGTCCCAGAATGGCCCAACTACATCGAGATCAAAGACCAAGAGCAGATTGAAGGCCTTACCAGAGCATGTCAGCTAGCCAGACATGTACTGCTACTAGCTGGACGCAGCCTGAGG GTTGGTATGACAACAGATGAAATAGACTTCATCGTTCACCAGGAGACAATCAAGCACAACGCCTACCCATCCCCTCTCAGATACGGGGGTTTCCCAAAGTCTGTGTGTACATCTGTGAACAACGTGGTCTGCCATGGTATACCTGACAG TCGGCAACTTCAAGACGGAGACATCATCAACGTTGATGTCACT GTGTATTTGGATGGTTACCATGGTGACACCTCAGAAACCTTCTTGATTGGTGAGGTGGATGAGGTTGGGCGGCGACTGGTGGAAACTGCCAGGCGCTGCCGAGATGAGGCCATCGCTGCCTGCAGGCCGGGTGCACAGCTCTGTGTCATAGGAAACACTATTAG TGAAATCGCCCACGCCAATGGCTTCCATGTGTGTCCGTATTTCATTGGACATGGAATAGGCTCCCACTTTCACTGCCACCCTGAGATCTGGCACCACG CTAATGACAATGACATGACCATGGATGAAGGGATGTCTTTCACAATAG AGCCCATAGTGATGGAGGGGACTACAGAGTTTAGAATCCTGAAGGACAAGTGGACCGCAGTGTCTGCAGACGATAAAAG GTCGGCTCAGTTCGAACACACCGTGGTCATCACATCTGACGGAGTGGATATTCTCACCAAACTGCCAGAGGAGAGCAATCAGTGA